Proteins encoded within one genomic window of Cytophagia bacterium CHB2:
- a CDS encoding DUF433 domain-containing protein, translated as MASRNLSERITLNPKVLLGKPTIRGLRISVEQILHALAAGVPAEDLLQDYPELEADDIRAALGYAASVISEERVYDLKAA; from the coding sequence ATGGCTTCACGAAATCTGAGCGAGCGCATAACGCTCAACCCGAAGGTATTGCTGGGGAAACCGACTATTCGAGGGCTGCGCATCAGTGTAGAACAGATTTTGCATGCGCTGGCAGCCGGCGTTCCTGCGGAAGATCTTTTGCAAGATTACCCCGAACTGGAGGCCGACGATATCCGCGCGGCGCTTGGTTATGCCGCCTCGGTTATTTCGGAAGAGCGAGTTTATGATCTTAAAGCGGCATAA
- a CDS encoding formylglycine-generating enzyme family protein: MEYFTARALLDKTPDFVIRHAANPDWEEVIRLYAGLLQNDTAIAKLVHGLWKSNRPLALRVTTEVKTPTAELLKPYIEQEEGNQNKLLLIDSLEQSLHLIGVTAQSNLVRETLDILLIKCEERNCEVIYHAQELLETLDMQPLQPGGLIYELFDLEHAAERQQKFLADPANHFEWIEVKGGEFWMGDDEQEDNEKPAHRVKVDDFRMAKHPVTNRLLSTFPFGQKFPTYGGESNPAIGNTWYEAYYFALWLDCSLPTEAEWEYAARGGKYAQRTQYFFGNSIEELPNYAWFGENSRLYPHAVNEINSRSSKENLNPLGLANMLGNVLEWCQNWYDRFPSTGIAEETIENPFGPSTGKYKNARGGSFRSLPTSVRCAHRGFNLDPGDRTYDFIGFRLVSRSRKQ; this comes from the coding sequence GTGGAATATTTCACCGCGCGAGCGTTGCTTGACAAGACTCCAGACTTCGTTATCCGCCATGCCGCCAATCCCGATTGGGAAGAAGTGATTAGACTTTACGCTGGATTGCTGCAAAACGACACTGCAATTGCCAAATTGGTCCATGGGTTATGGAAGAGCAACCGCCCCTTGGCTCTGCGCGTAACCACCGAAGTAAAAACGCCAACAGCAGAATTGCTCAAGCCATATATTGAACAAGAAGAAGGTAATCAGAACAAACTGCTACTCATCGATAGTCTCGAACAATCGTTACATTTGATTGGGGTAACTGCGCAGTCAAATTTGGTGCGCGAAACGTTGGATATTTTGTTGATCAAATGCGAAGAGCGCAATTGTGAAGTGATCTACCACGCGCAAGAATTGTTAGAGACGTTGGACATGCAACCGCTGCAACCCGGCGGGTTGATTTACGAGTTGTTTGATCTCGAACACGCCGCCGAGCGCCAGCAAAAATTTCTCGCTGATCCGGCAAACCATTTTGAATGGATCGAAGTGAAAGGCGGCGAGTTTTGGATGGGGGATGATGAACAGGAGGATAATGAAAAACCGGCACATCGTGTCAAAGTGGATGACTTTCGGATGGCCAAGCATCCGGTAACCAACCGTTTGCTTTCCACTTTTCCATTCGGACAGAAATTTCCCACCTACGGCGGCGAAAGCAATCCTGCTATTGGTAACACATGGTATGAAGCTTATTATTTTGCCTTGTGGCTTGATTGCAGTTTGCCCACTGAAGCGGAATGGGAGTACGCCGCGCGCGGTGGAAAGTATGCACAAAGAACCCAATACTTCTTTGGCAATTCGATTGAAGAATTGCCAAATTATGCTTGGTTTGGCGAAAACAGTCGTTTATATCCACACGCAGTTAACGAAATCAATAGCCGAAGCAGTAAGGAGAATTTGAATCCATTAGGCCTGGCAAATATGCTCGGCAATGTTCTGGAGTGGTGCCAGAATTGGTATGATAGATTTCCATCGACTGGTATCGCCGAAGAAACCATTGAGAATCCATTTGGTCCTTCAACAGGGAAGTACAAAAACGCAAGGGGGGGTAGCTTTCGTAGTCTGCCAACATCGGTTCGTTGTGCTCATCGTGGCTTTAATCTGGATCCAGGAGACCGTACCTACGATTTCATAGGCTTCCGTCTGGTGTCGCGCTCAAGGAAACAGTAG
- a CDS encoding NACHT domain-containing protein: MQTKRTLRIVLSSPSDVADECRVMESVIAELNRGVAHERKVTLELTHWQTDTYPGFHPEGPQGVIDPILKIEDCDILLAIFWKRFGTPAKGALSGAEHEIRTAIKARQASGRPWIMIYFKEADRRLKTPEELRQYAAVLEFKQDISPLGLFWTFDDTADFERKVRQHLTHYILDHVHPTAGEPTPSSSANRVQELLRSHRRNLQQKFSTIHLFGEKRKRRSDFQTAADKLSARSLQDTVDMADIEHGFVPLHLLDWQDENSPPATPLDIDDVLFRDGPPRHFLLRGLPGSGKTTLLRYMAHRFAGADSDCIPVYLRCKALALSEATLEDFVQQQLNEDSDSPEIFAALCAKERFLEKNMVLLFDGLDEIEHAETGNRIAAELEKLARNYPRAKIIAASRPIAVRPDDFTKFRRLDVLPLAPEMIRSYVEKWFAGEPEKIAALEQSLAQRPRIRDLAANPFLLSMICFTFEQGGDAALLERRSDLYEKCIQYLLQRAYDPESSASAKSNYQHTLEILKDVSLRFFLWKEDDFPVDHVNVMGRAALSAETLGRPEDFLNRLERQTGLIQRAKEGFTFVHRSLWNISPRERCLTRLQTSLSAMPPIPIGKK, from the coding sequence ATGCAAACCAAACGAACTCTCCGCATCGTTTTATCCTCTCCCAGCGACGTTGCTGACGAATGCCGCGTGATGGAGAGCGTCATCGCCGAATTGAATCGCGGCGTGGCGCACGAACGCAAAGTCACTCTCGAATTGACCCACTGGCAGACCGACACCTATCCTGGTTTTCATCCCGAAGGCCCGCAGGGCGTCATTGATCCGATCTTGAAAATTGAAGATTGCGATATTTTGCTCGCGATCTTTTGGAAACGGTTTGGCACACCGGCGAAGGGCGCTTTATCCGGCGCGGAGCATGAGATCAGAACCGCGATCAAAGCGCGACAAGCTAGCGGCCGGCCGTGGATCATGATCTATTTCAAAGAAGCCGATCGTCGGCTCAAAACGCCGGAAGAACTGCGGCAATACGCTGCCGTACTCGAGTTCAAGCAAGATATTTCGCCACTGGGTCTGTTTTGGACGTTTGACGACACTGCTGATTTCGAGCGCAAAGTGCGCCAGCATTTGACGCATTACATTCTTGATCACGTTCATCCCACTGCCGGCGAACCAACACCGTCCAGCTCGGCAAACCGCGTGCAGGAATTGCTCCGCAGTCACCGCCGGAACTTGCAGCAGAAATTCTCGACCATCCATCTCTTCGGTGAAAAACGCAAGCGTCGCTCAGACTTCCAGACTGCGGCAGACAAGTTGTCTGCGCGAAGTTTACAGGACACGGTCGACATGGCGGATATCGAACACGGCTTCGTGCCGTTGCATTTGCTGGATTGGCAGGATGAAAACAGTCCGCCGGCCACGCCGCTCGATATTGACGATGTGCTCTTCCGCGACGGCCCGCCGCGGCACTTCTTGCTGCGCGGACTGCCCGGCAGCGGCAAAACCACGTTGCTGCGCTATATGGCGCATCGTTTCGCCGGCGCGGATAGCGATTGCATTCCCGTTTACCTGCGCTGCAAAGCGCTCGCTTTGAGCGAAGCCACGCTGGAAGATTTTGTGCAGCAGCAGCTCAACGAAGACAGCGACAGTCCCGAGATTTTCGCAGCGCTCTGCGCCAAAGAACGGTTTCTTGAAAAGAACATGGTCTTGCTCTTTGACGGCCTCGATGAAATCGAGCATGCAGAGACCGGCAATCGCATTGCCGCCGAATTGGAGAAGCTGGCGCGCAACTATCCGCGCGCCAAAATCATCGCGGCCAGTCGCCCAATTGCGGTGCGGCCAGATGACTTTACCAAATTCCGCCGCCTCGACGTGCTGCCGTTGGCGCCGGAGATGATTCGATCTTATGTGGAAAAATGGTTTGCCGGCGAGCCGGAGAAAATCGCCGCGCTGGAGCAGAGCCTGGCGCAGCGGCCACGCATTCGCGATTTGGCAGCCAACCCATTTTTGCTCAGCATGATTTGCTTCACCTTCGAGCAAGGCGGGGACGCGGCTCTGCTCGAGCGCCGCAGCGATCTTTATGAAAAGTGCATCCAATATTTGCTGCAGCGCGCTTATGATCCCGAAAGCAGCGCCTCCGCCAAAAGCAATTACCAGCATACCCTCGAGATTCTAAAAGATGTCTCCCTGCGTTTTTTTCTGTGGAAAGAAGATGATTTTCCGGTGGACCACGTGAATGTCATGGGCCGGGCCGCGCTTTCCGCGGAGACGCTGGGCCGCCCGGAAGATTTTCTCAACCGCCTGGAGCGCCAGACCGGCCTGATTCAGCGCGCCAAAGAAGGCTTTACCTTCGTGCATCGCTCGCTGTGGAATATTTCACCGCGCGAGCGTTGCTTGACAAGACTCCAGACTTCGTTATCCGCCATGCCGCCAATCCCGATTGGGAAGAAGTGA